The genomic interval CAGCTCGTGAATCCACCCGTGGATGCCGATTTCGTGCCCCTCCGCCGCGACCCGGCGCTGCTCGTCCGGATAGGTGAGGGCGACGACGGCCGGCACGTAGAAGGTGGCCTTGACGCCGTACTTCTCCAAGATCTTGAGGATCCGCGGCACGCAGACGCGGTTGCCGTACTGACCCCAGGACAACCGGCCGATGGACTTGCCCCCGTCGCGCAGCTCGTTCGTCTCGTGGTCCGAGTCGAACGACAGGGCGACCGCGCAGCGCGCGTTGTCCTTCCACGCCGCCGGTTTGAACTTCCGGCCGGCGCGGACCTTGTTGACGATCCGGCGCCACTGATCTTCGGACCACTGCCACGGTTCCAGGGCAGGCGTCTGCGTACTCATGACTCCCTCCCTTGTGGATGCGTCTTGGAAACCGCCGCACCCGGTCGAGCCGCCACCGCTCGTCACGGCCGGCCCGGTGCCCAGGAATTCGCACGGAAAGTGGTGAAGCGTCGCCACGCTCGAGGCTCCTTCAGGGTTGGAGGGAGGATAAGCGATGGCACAGCGTGTCATCATCCCCGGAGCCCAACATACGCCCTCGGAAGCGGAAGCGACAGTCCCGATCGCCGCCGGTGCGGTAGGAACCATCATCGAGTGGTACGATTTTGCCGTCTACGCGTACTTCGCCTCATTCCTCGGTAACAACTTCTTTCCTTCAACGGTGCCCCACCGGTCGCTGCTGCTCAGTTTCGCCGTATTTGGCGTCGGCTTTTTCATGCGCCCTGTGGGCGGGTTCGTCTTCGGCCACTTCGGCGACAAGATCGGCCGCCGCAACGCCCTCGCCGCAACGATCATCCTCATGGGAGTCGCGACGTTTCTCGTCGGGGTCCTCCCCACGTACGCCCAAATCGGCATTCTGGCCCCCGTCCTGCTCGTGGTACTCCGCCTGTTCCAGGGCTTTTCCGCCGGCGGCGAGTGGGCCGGGGCGGCCGCGTTTCTCGTGGAGTACGCACCGCGTCAGCGCCGCGGATACATCGGGAGCTGGCAGCAGGTCAGCGTGGGAGGCGGCTTTCTGCTGGGGTCCGCGATCGCGACGCTGCTCACGTCCGTGATGTCGCCCGCGGCCCTTGCCGGATGGGGATGGCGGATTCCGTTCCTGTCAGGCCTCGTGATGGCGGCGATCGGGCTCTACCTACGGCTGGCCATCGAGGAGACGCCGATGTTCCGCGCGCTCCAAAAGACGGGTGAGATCGCGGCGGCGCCGCTCGCGGAGGCGTTCGGAAAACACTGGAAGCGCCTGCTGATCGTCATCGGATTCACGGTGAGCGGGACGGTCGCCTACTACGTGTTCCTCGTCTACTTCCCCACCTACGTCGCCACTGTGCTGAAGCTGCCGCTGCGCACGGCGTCCACCATCAACACGATCGGGCTGATCGCCTTCTTGATCATGGTACCGCTCCTCGGCATCCTCTCCGATCGCATCGGCCGGCGGCCGATTCTGCTCGCGCACGGCGCGGCGGCGATCATTCTGCCGATCCCGATCTTCCTGTTGATGGGATCGCGGAGCTTCGGCGCGATCCTCATCGCGCAGATTGTCGGCGTGTTCATCCAGGCGCTGTTCTCGGGTGCGTGCGTCGCCGCGTACGTGGAGATGTTCCCGACCCGCGTCCGCTACACGTCGATCTCGGTCCCCTACAACCTCACCGTCGCCGCGTTCGGCGGCACGGCGCCCTTCATCGCCACGTATCTTGTGACCACGACCAAGAACAACCTGTCGTTTACCTACTACCTGATCGCGGCCGGCATTATCTCCTTTCTGACCTACCTGCTGGCGGTAAAGGAAACCTACAGGAGCGAGCTTGCGTGAGGCGCCCG from bacterium carries:
- a CDS encoding MFS transporter, with product MAQRVIIPGAQHTPSEAEATVPIAAGAVGTIIEWYDFAVYAYFASFLGNNFFPSTVPHRSLLLSFAVFGVGFFMRPVGGFVFGHFGDKIGRRNALAATIILMGVATFLVGVLPTYAQIGILAPVLLVVLRLFQGFSAGGEWAGAAAFLVEYAPRQRRGYIGSWQQVSVGGGFLLGSAIATLLTSVMSPAALAGWGWRIPFLSGLVMAAIGLYLRLAIEETPMFRALQKTGEIAAAPLAEAFGKHWKRLLIVIGFTVSGTVAYYVFLVYFPTYVATVLKLPLRTASTINTIGLIAFLIMVPLLGILSDRIGRRPILLAHGAAAIILPIPIFLLMGSRSFGAILIAQIVGVFIQALFSGACVAAYVEMFPTRVRYTSISVPYNLTVAAFGGTAPFIATYLVTTTKNNLSFTYYLIAAGIISFLTYLLAVKETYRSELA